A genomic stretch from Pararhizobium sp. IMCC21322 includes:
- a CDS encoding sugar ABC transporter ATP-binding protein: MSDAESNPIIEVTNLRKAYGPTIANDDVSFSVAQGTVHALLGENGAGKSTTMKLLSGLIRPDTGTIRIDGKQITLNSPRDAHAAGIQTAFQELTLIPDLTVLENMMLPKGPINPIYMLKRAEAARKVSEHFRSVGLTVDLGDLASDLDLASRQKIEIARAIFRDPRILLLDEPTSALSGDDVDWLGRVIADAKACGTTILFISHRMPEVRAFCDSLSILRNGRHVKSAQVDDITDDEIIELIIGRSVEATFPPRASKAAHQKKPVLETRQLSAGAKLRDISFALHPGQILGIAGLQGMGQKDLFTALFGNTSIDNGEMIVDGRPVHLRSPADALHPSIAIGLVPEERKTEGLFLTLPGKHNASLPVIDRFRKGMLLNSEDEAEATAKAFAAVEVDERAQYLPVSAFSGGNQQKIAIAKWLVAQSRILLLFDPTRGIDVGTKQQLYKLMSEYVAAGGAILFHSTEVPELVHMSDRVGVLYEGRMTTWLDGDKITETGIIQAALGSTNMAQENAA, encoded by the coding sequence ATGTCAGATGCGGAAAGCAATCCGATTATTGAAGTGACCAATCTCCGCAAGGCCTATGGTCCGACCATTGCCAATGACGATGTAAGTTTCAGCGTTGCCCAAGGGACTGTTCATGCGCTGTTGGGTGAAAATGGCGCTGGGAAATCAACCACGATGAAGCTGCTCTCCGGTTTGATCCGCCCCGATACTGGTACAATACGGATCGACGGCAAGCAGATAACACTTAATTCTCCGCGCGACGCCCATGCCGCGGGTATTCAGACCGCCTTTCAGGAACTGACACTGATCCCCGATTTGACGGTTCTGGAAAACATGATGCTGCCCAAAGGGCCCATAAACCCAATTTACATGCTCAAACGAGCCGAGGCCGCGCGCAAAGTATCAGAGCACTTTCGATCTGTCGGTCTGACTGTCGATCTTGGCGATTTAGCCAGCGATCTTGACCTAGCCTCACGTCAAAAAATTGAAATCGCACGCGCAATTTTTCGCGATCCACGCATTCTGCTATTAGACGAGCCGACATCGGCTCTATCAGGAGACGATGTGGACTGGCTTGGCCGGGTCATCGCAGACGCTAAGGCGTGCGGGACAACCATTTTATTCATTTCCCACCGGATGCCGGAAGTCCGTGCATTCTGTGATTCACTGTCGATCCTGCGAAACGGGCGGCATGTGAAATCGGCGCAGGTAGATGATATTACCGATGATGAAATCATCGAATTAATTATCGGCCGCTCGGTCGAAGCCACGTTCCCGCCGCGCGCTTCAAAAGCCGCCCATCAGAAAAAGCCGGTTCTGGAAACACGCCAACTGTCTGCCGGGGCCAAACTTCGCGACATCAGTTTCGCTTTGCATCCAGGCCAAATCCTGGGTATCGCCGGATTGCAAGGCATGGGTCAGAAGGACCTGTTCACTGCCCTGTTTGGTAACACTTCAATCGACAATGGCGAGATGATTGTGGACGGCCGTCCGGTGCACCTGCGTTCCCCGGCAGATGCGCTGCACCCTTCGATTGCCATCGGATTGGTGCCTGAAGAGCGTAAGACCGAAGGATTGTTCCTGACCCTGCCGGGCAAGCACAATGCCAGTCTTCCAGTGATCGACCGTTTCCGGAAGGGCATGCTGCTCAATTCTGAAGACGAGGCTGAAGCCACTGCAAAAGCATTTGCGGCTGTGGAGGTCGACGAGCGTGCGCAATATTTGCCAGTAAGTGCGTTCTCGGGTGGCAACCAGCAGAAGATTGCAATTGCAAAATGGCTGGTCGCGCAAAGCCGTATCCTGCTGCTGTTTGACCCGACACGCGGGATCGACGTTGGCACCAAGCAACAGCTTTACAAATTGATGAGTGAGTATGTCGCTGCCGGTGGTGCGATTTTGTTCCACTCGACTGAAGTTCCGGAACTTGTTCACATGTCAGACCGCGTGGGTGTGCTTTATGAGGGCCGCATGACCACGTGGTTGGACGGCGACAAGATCACCGAAACAGGGATTATCCAGGCTGCTCTTGGCTCCACAAACATGGCGCAAGAGAACGCCGCATGA
- a CDS encoding sugar ABC transporter substrate-binding protein, whose protein sequence is MFNFKTAASTVVAAGLMALSATAPAAAQDKYEVYLSMSYIGNDWQAEAANMVKAIASHSNYADRVNLRVQVAGPNAQRQIQQINAMVQAGADAIVVYPISPTALNNVVKNACDKGVTIIAYDGEISEPCAYNVTIDQLEAGRVTAEWLVEKMDGKGDVVLMTGVPGTSVDAARTAAAKEVFAKHDGINVIGEAIGMWSQAVARNELSKILATRDWSDVDGLWMQVGCFTANAMQLEAGIAADALLPCAGEGSNGGRIQMLPAGTEVEGASGPYAPLGAPRISYASPPYSGALAFKLAIDVLDGKEVADLTTLPLPLVTSETVQLCETGSWEEQKAGCNAFLPSLVSNPGWFASIFSEDMPEVGLNAALVGQPED, encoded by the coding sequence ATGTTTAATTTCAAAACTGCGGCCAGCACGGTTGTAGCGGCAGGCCTTATGGCATTGTCAGCAACCGCACCCGCCGCCGCTCAGGACAAGTATGAAGTCTATTTGTCGATGAGCTATATTGGGAATGATTGGCAGGCCGAAGCGGCCAATATGGTCAAGGCAATTGCCTCGCATTCCAACTACGCAGACCGGGTAAACCTACGGGTGCAGGTAGCAGGCCCTAATGCTCAGCGTCAGATCCAGCAGATAAATGCCATGGTGCAAGCTGGTGCGGACGCCATCGTTGTTTATCCGATCTCGCCTACGGCACTGAACAACGTCGTCAAGAACGCCTGTGACAAGGGTGTCACCATAATTGCCTATGACGGCGAAATTTCCGAGCCATGCGCCTATAATGTGACAATTGATCAGCTTGAAGCCGGCCGCGTGACCGCCGAATGGTTGGTGGAAAAAATGGATGGCAAAGGCGACGTTGTTCTGATGACGGGCGTTCCGGGAACATCCGTTGACGCAGCCCGCACCGCGGCTGCCAAAGAAGTCTTCGCAAAGCATGACGGCATCAATGTCATAGGCGAGGCCATTGGCATGTGGAGCCAGGCTGTAGCCCGCAATGAGCTTTCCAAGATACTGGCTACGCGTGATTGGAGCGATGTTGACGGGTTGTGGATGCAGGTTGGCTGCTTCACCGCAAACGCGATGCAGCTTGAAGCAGGTATTGCCGCAGATGCTCTACTGCCTTGTGCAGGCGAGGGCTCAAACGGTGGCCGGATCCAGATGCTACCAGCAGGCACCGAAGTTGAGGGTGCTTCCGGTCCCTATGCGCCTCTTGGTGCGCCGCGGATCTCTTATGCCTCGCCACCTTATTCTGGCGCATTGGCCTTCAAACTGGCCATCGATGTGCTGGATGGTAAAGAGGTTGCTGATTTGACCACATTGCCACTGCCCCTTGTGACCAGCGAAACGGTGCAACTTTGCGAAACCGGGTCCTGGGAAGAGCAAAAGGCTGGCTGCAATGCATTCCTCCCCTCTCTGGTCTCCAACCCCGGTTGGTTTGCGTCGATCTTCTCGGAAGACATGCCTGAAGTCGGGCTGAACGCGGCATTGGTAGGACAACCTGAGGACTAA
- a CDS encoding GntR family transcriptional regulator, whose product MNSTLSTIKPVRRETLQTAVYEQLCELILEGNLAPGESITVANIAKAFDVSPMPVREAITRLMAAGALTVVSGRSIGVPQLDRSVFTDLRNVRLEIETVSLRWAIQNATEAFHRDLEDKLSAMISAEQKGEVKGFIRANYEFHFAIYQQAKSPVLLETISKIWLRINPYFHLLQQSGHYKISNDQHSEMVEGIVQNDENKAVEALKRDISSAYNTMVSQLAGKKETSQ is encoded by the coding sequence ATGAATTCTACCTTAAGTACCATCAAACCTGTGCGACGCGAAACTTTGCAGACTGCGGTTTATGAGCAGTTGTGCGAATTGATTCTGGAAGGCAATTTAGCTCCGGGCGAATCCATTACTGTGGCCAATATCGCGAAAGCCTTCGATGTCAGCCCCATGCCGGTGCGCGAGGCCATAACGCGCCTTATGGCAGCAGGAGCGTTGACGGTGGTGTCAGGTCGATCCATCGGTGTCCCGCAATTGGACCGCAGCGTGTTTACTGATCTTCGCAACGTTCGTCTGGAGATTGAAACTGTTTCATTGCGCTGGGCGATACAAAACGCCACTGAGGCCTTTCACCGTGATCTCGAAGACAAGCTTAGCGCCATGATTTCCGCCGAGCAAAAAGGCGAGGTCAAAGGCTTCATTCGGGCTAATTATGAGTTTCATTTTGCAATTTATCAACAGGCGAAATCTCCAGTCCTGTTGGAGACGATCAGCAAAATTTGGCTGCGTATCAATCCATATTTCCATCTTCTTCAGCAATCCGGGCACTATAAGATCTCCAACGACCAGCATTCCGAGATGGTCGAAGGGATCGTCCAGAATGATGAAAATAAAGCGGTTGAGGCGCTGAAAAGAGATATTAGCAGCGCCTACAATACAATGGTGTCCCAACTGGCGGGGAAAAAAGAAACCAGCCAATAG
- a CDS encoding SDR family oxidoreductase, translating to MTEKNIALIVGATGLSGSYTGRLLKEKGWTVVTVSRGVVDLGFSDLHIATDLKDAESSKAALAAVGRVTHVFYCTWSREANEDENVRVNALMIRNLFEGIADAPVRHAALVTGLKHYLGSFEDYANVKPYTPFLENSPRLSGANFYYAQEDVLFEMAAQQGFNWSVHRPHTMIGLVIGNAMNMAVTLAVYASICKHTGRPFVYPGSPEQYNAVTDVSDARIVAAQLHWAATTPEAANTPFNTVNGDVFRWTWLWQQIADYFGVEAADYPGHPTPLETQMVDSPAIWAEIIAKHELQDIPVGRLASWWHSDADLGRDIECFTDMANSRELGYSAYQRTPDSFTRVFNELRARKIIPS from the coding sequence ATGACTGAAAAGAATATAGCTCTCATCGTCGGTGCAACCGGACTGTCGGGCAGTTACACGGGCCGCCTCCTCAAAGAGAAGGGCTGGACAGTAGTGACTGTCTCGCGCGGTGTTGTCGATCTGGGTTTTTCGGATCTACATATCGCGACGGATCTGAAGGATGCCGAAAGCAGCAAAGCAGCGCTGGCTGCAGTTGGTAGGGTGACCCACGTGTTTTATTGCACCTGGTCACGTGAAGCCAACGAGGACGAAAACGTTCGCGTCAACGCGCTGATGATCCGAAACCTCTTTGAGGGAATCGCCGATGCACCTGTGCGCCACGCGGCATTGGTAACAGGGCTCAAGCATTATCTGGGCTCTTTCGAAGATTACGCGAATGTCAAACCGTATACACCATTTCTCGAAAATAGCCCGCGCCTGTCCGGGGCCAATTTCTACTATGCGCAGGAAGATGTCTTGTTCGAGATGGCTGCACAGCAAGGCTTCAATTGGTCCGTGCACCGCCCCCACACCATGATCGGTCTGGTGATCGGTAATGCCATGAATATGGCTGTGACGCTTGCAGTCTACGCTTCAATCTGCAAACACACAGGCAGGCCCTTCGTCTATCCTGGCTCGCCTGAGCAGTATAACGCGGTGACTGACGTTTCAGACGCGCGCATCGTGGCGGCACAACTACACTGGGCTGCGACAACACCAGAGGCCGCGAATACGCCCTTCAATACGGTGAACGGTGATGTCTTCCGCTGGACTTGGCTCTGGCAGCAGATCGCAGATTACTTTGGTGTGGAGGCTGCGGACTATCCAGGCCACCCGACCCCTCTGGAAACTCAGATGGTTGACTCACCCGCAATTTGGGCCGAGATCATTGCCAAGCACGAGCTTCAGGATATTCCGGTTGGCAGGCTCGCCTCCTGGTGGCACAGTGATGCTGACTTGGGCCGTGACATCGAATGCTTCACTGACATGGCAAACAGCCGCGAACTTGGCTATAGCGCCTATCAGCGGACACCCGACAGCTTCACTCGAGTGTTCAACGAACTGCGTGCACGCAAAATTATCCCTTCCTGA
- a CDS encoding IS6 family transposase, with amino-acid sequence MKKISYSRHRFPGAVIHRAVWLYFRFPLSFRDVEEMLAERGIDVSYETIRRWILKFGPAIAANVRSCRVQPSGIWHLDEVFVRIGGKRTYLWRAVDDEGEVLEVLAQSRRNKRAALKLMRKLLKKQGYSPDKIVTDKLGSYSAALRELGLEHRHVTGGRLNNRAGVSHQPTRRRERRMGRFKSPGSMQRFLSVHDAIYNHFNVQRHLISRPTLRQTRAEAFAEWHQIVAA; translated from the coding sequence ATGAAAAAGATTTCCTATTCCCGCCACCGGTTCCCAGGAGCTGTGATCCATCGTGCCGTCTGGCTCTATTTTCGCTTTCCGTTGAGCTTTCGTGACGTCGAGGAAATGCTTGCAGAACGTGGGATTGATGTGAGCTATGAAACAATTCGCCGTTGGATTTTGAAATTCGGTCCCGCGATTGCCGCCAACGTTAGATCCTGCAGAGTTCAGCCGTCAGGAATCTGGCATCTTGATGAGGTTTTTGTCCGCATTGGTGGCAAGCGGACATATCTGTGGCGCGCGGTTGACGATGAAGGCGAGGTTCTTGAAGTCCTGGCCCAATCTCGCCGAAACAAGCGCGCGGCCCTTAAACTTATGCGGAAACTCCTGAAAAAGCAGGGGTACAGTCCGGACAAGATTGTCACCGACAAGCTAGGGTCATATTCTGCAGCGCTTCGAGAACTTGGTCTTGAGCACCGTCATGTCACGGGTGGTCGCTTGAACAATCGGGCCGGAGTATCACACCAGCCGACGCGCCGACGAGAACGCCGAATGGGTCGGTTTAAATCGCCCGGATCGATGCAACGTTTTCTGTCCGTCCACGATGCCATCTACAATCATTTCAATGTGCAACGTCATCTGATCTCCCGCCCAACTCTTCGTCAAACGCGCGCCGAGGCGTTCGCCGAATGGCATCAAATTGTTGCTGCTTGA
- a CDS encoding TetR/AcrR family transcriptional regulator: protein MLEPCTPRARQKCRQIMDGAARIFDEQGFEGASVDMIAEAADVSKATLYKYFANKQELFKAVIQLQCKVYSERIEKLSKIDGTLEENLRVIASTIGQTFTAPALSNLFRLAVAETTRFPEIGRTFYESGPKTGETLITAILQKHIDTGELDIDDVNLAARQLLELVKADFFHVSIFGIRKDFTQADIDQSAENAVQTFLRAYRAR from the coding sequence ATGTTAGAGCCATGTACCCCAAGAGCCCGGCAAAAATGCCGTCAGATCATGGACGGCGCTGCCCGGATTTTTGACGAGCAGGGTTTCGAGGGGGCCAGTGTGGACATGATTGCCGAAGCGGCAGATGTGTCAAAAGCCACGCTCTACAAATATTTTGCCAACAAGCAGGAGCTGTTCAAGGCTGTCATTCAGCTTCAATGCAAAGTCTACAGCGAACGGATTGAAAAACTGAGTAAAATTGACGGAACGCTGGAAGAAAACCTGCGCGTCATCGCCAGCACAATCGGCCAGACCTTCACGGCACCGGCCCTGTCCAATCTGTTTCGCCTAGCCGTTGCCGAAACCACCCGCTTCCCAGAAATCGGACGCACCTTCTATGAATCAGGCCCCAAAACCGGCGAAACCCTGATCACTGCAATCCTGCAAAAGCACATCGACACCGGCGAACTCGACATAGACGATGTGAATCTCGCCGCCCGCCAGCTTCTGGAACTGGTCAAAGCCGACTTCTTCCACGTCTCCATCTTCGGCATCCGCAAAGATTTTACGCAAGCGGACATCGACCAAAGCGCGGAGAATGCAGTGCAGACATTTTTACGGGCGTATCGGGCGCGGTGA
- a CDS encoding ATP-binding cassette domain-containing protein translates to MSILELNGITKNFGGIHALAGVDINLERGQVLGLMGDNGAGKSTLIKIIAGSFPPTSGTISLDGKTVNFSRPREARDAGIEVVHQDLALCDNLTASMNVFLGREIVRKIGPFSFLNRAAMNERSAELFADLKSETRPKDLVLQMSGGQRQAVAIARTRLSKPNIVIMDEPTAAISVRQVAEVLDLIGRLKSAGLAVILISHRMPDVFSVCDRVVVLRRGTKVADKPVAETSPEEVTGLITGAIEMA, encoded by the coding sequence ATGAGTATCTTGGAACTGAACGGCATCACAAAAAACTTTGGCGGTATTCACGCTCTTGCTGGAGTCGATATCAACTTGGAGCGGGGCCAGGTCCTAGGGTTGATGGGCGACAATGGAGCGGGTAAATCCACGCTGATCAAAATAATTGCTGGCAGTTTTCCCCCAACATCGGGAACCATCAGCCTCGACGGCAAAACAGTAAATTTTTCTCGCCCGCGGGAAGCCCGCGACGCTGGCATTGAAGTAGTCCATCAGGACCTAGCATTGTGCGACAACCTCACTGCATCCATGAATGTATTTCTTGGCCGTGAAATTGTGCGCAAAATTGGTCCCTTCAGCTTTCTCAACCGTGCTGCGATGAACGAACGGTCTGCTGAGCTATTTGCGGATCTCAAATCGGAGACCCGGCCCAAGGATCTAGTCCTTCAGATGTCGGGTGGGCAAAGACAGGCAGTTGCAATTGCCCGAACCCGGCTATCAAAGCCTAACATCGTTATTATGGACGAACCTACCGCCGCCATAAGTGTCAGGCAGGTAGCCGAAGTGCTGGACCTAATCGGGCGTCTGAAAAGCGCGGGGCTCGCAGTCATACTCATCAGTCACAGGATGCCCGACGTATTTTCGGTCTGCGACCGGGTGGTGGTCTTGCGACGCGGAACCAAAGTCGCTGACAAACCGGTGGCCGAAACATCTCCCGAGGAAGTTACTGGCCTGATTACCGGCGCTATCGAGATGGCCTGA
- a CDS encoding ABC transporter permease: protein MNLDNTTGDQEPDKGTDWFGYAAKYAAPIFLLVLVLVFALLQPNFLHPLNLLNVLRQVSISGLVAIGMTFVILTAGIDLSVGSLVALAGLVAAYVSKGGLDNRFAIGAEAATGNPVIFAVLAAIAVGIAGGALQGLAITRLKVPPFVVTLGGLSVFRGVALLFSGGGPISGFTQEYTWWGQGRIGNVPVPVILFFSAAAIAHIVLKHTRFGLHVYSVGGNAAASDLNGVNTRRVTFLVYVIVGFFCGLAAFLLSARLNSAEAVAGMGLELNVIAAVVIGGTSLFGGLGSIFGTVVGALLIGVLRNGLVLMNVSSFVQQIVIGLILIAAVAFDQYAASRSRA from the coding sequence ATGAATTTAGACAACACAACTGGCGACCAAGAGCCTGACAAAGGAACTGACTGGTTTGGGTATGCGGCAAAATACGCTGCCCCAATTTTTCTGCTTGTGCTCGTCTTGGTCTTTGCACTCCTCCAGCCCAATTTTTTGCATCCCCTGAACCTTCTTAACGTTCTGCGCCAGGTCTCGATTTCTGGTCTGGTAGCCATAGGTATGACATTCGTAATCCTGACTGCAGGTATCGACCTCTCTGTGGGTTCCCTAGTGGCCCTTGCTGGGTTGGTCGCCGCCTATGTTTCCAAGGGTGGGCTGGACAACCGTTTCGCCATTGGTGCGGAGGCGGCGACCGGCAATCCCGTCATCTTTGCAGTTCTTGCAGCAATTGCCGTGGGAATAGCCGGTGGTGCACTTCAGGGACTGGCAATCACCAGACTTAAGGTCCCTCCATTTGTGGTTACACTTGGCGGTCTGAGCGTGTTTCGCGGGGTTGCCCTGCTGTTTTCTGGTGGTGGACCGATCAGCGGCTTCACGCAGGAGTATACGTGGTGGGGTCAGGGACGGATCGGTAACGTTCCGGTGCCTGTGATCTTGTTTTTTTCAGCAGCCGCAATAGCGCACATTGTTCTCAAACATACCCGCTTCGGTTTGCACGTCTATTCAGTTGGCGGAAATGCTGCTGCTTCGGATCTGAATGGAGTGAACACGCGCCGGGTTACATTCCTCGTCTATGTGATTGTGGGCTTCTTCTGCGGCCTGGCGGCCTTTCTCCTGTCTGCACGATTGAACTCGGCTGAAGCCGTTGCGGGAATGGGACTGGAACTCAACGTGATCGCCGCTGTGGTCATAGGGGGCACCTCGCTCTTTGGCGGACTGGGCAGCATTTTCGGTACAGTTGTCGGAGCGCTTCTAATCGGTGTGCTGCGAAATGGCCTGGTGCTTATGAATGTGTCTTCGTTTGTGCAACAAATTGTAATTGGTCTGATCCTCATCGCAGCAGTTGCCTTCGATCAGTATGCTGCTTCGCGCAGCCGGGCATAG
- a CDS encoding substrate-binding domain-containing protein, giving the protein MTKFRIASGIVSAVAAVMISTAPVQAQDLTIVTSMPSLGFPFFVHMQNALNAEAEALGGITMINQDGQNSAPKQTAELEAAIINQVSGVVISPADSVALAPGVKQVIDAGIPVMTIDRRVDGVEGVLGHVGADNVIGGEAQAKLIIKLFPDGATIVNLQGQPGASPAIDRNKGVHNILDSMSDKYVFVAEQTANFAREEGASVTESILAGLDSPPDVIVAANDDMALGALQVTQEQGLNIAILGFDALPEALASVRDGGLTATIEQTPGGQSRLALQALVNFLRNGTTPESLVLLEPFAITKDNIDKAERLSELN; this is encoded by the coding sequence ATGACCAAGTTTCGAATTGCATCGGGAATTGTTTCAGCGGTCGCCGCCGTGATGATTTCAACAGCTCCAGTTCAGGCGCAAGATTTGACTATCGTTACTTCGATGCCGAGCCTCGGATTTCCATTCTTTGTTCATATGCAAAATGCGCTTAACGCCGAAGCGGAAGCACTCGGCGGCATTACAATGATCAACCAGGATGGTCAGAATTCTGCACCCAAACAGACAGCCGAACTTGAGGCTGCAATTATCAATCAAGTCAGTGGTGTGGTCATCAGCCCGGCTGATTCCGTCGCATTGGCTCCTGGTGTTAAACAAGTGATCGATGCAGGAATTCCTGTAATGACAATCGACAGACGTGTCGATGGTGTCGAGGGTGTACTTGGCCATGTGGGCGCTGATAACGTGATCGGCGGCGAGGCACAGGCAAAACTGATTATCAAACTCTTCCCTGACGGCGCAACTATCGTCAATCTTCAGGGTCAACCCGGAGCGAGCCCGGCCATCGACCGCAATAAAGGGGTTCATAATATCCTGGATTCGATGTCGGACAAATATGTTTTCGTTGCGGAACAGACTGCAAATTTTGCCCGAGAAGAAGGTGCGTCCGTCACAGAATCGATATTGGCCGGACTTGATTCACCACCAGATGTCATTGTTGCAGCCAACGATGATATGGCGCTCGGCGCACTACAGGTCACTCAGGAACAAGGTCTAAACATCGCGATCCTTGGGTTTGATGCGCTGCCTGAGGCTCTTGCAAGTGTGCGTGACGGCGGTTTAACAGCAACAATCGAACAAACACCTGGTGGTCAGAGCCGTCTTGCACTTCAGGCACTTGTCAATTTCCTGCGCAACGGAACAACACCAGAATCTTTGGTTTTGCTAGAGCCGTTCGCAATTACCAAGGACAATATTGATAAGGCCGAACGTCTTTCGGAACTTAACTGA
- a CDS encoding transposase domain-containing protein, which yields MCSNALLQPNLRIPFGAVPSLQSNGRCCQTNTDNGFLELNNKTCERAMKPVAIGRKNWMFAGSERGGKAMAIAFTLIETAKLNGVDPQAWLTDVLSRIADHKITKLDELMPWRYAEHSA from the coding sequence ATGTGCTCCAACGCACTGTTGCAACCCAATTTACGCATCCCGTTTGGTGCGGTGCCGTCTCTGCAATCAAATGGAAGATGCTGTCAGACGAATACCGACAATGGCTTTCTGGAATTGAATAACAAAACTTGCGAGCGCGCAATGAAGCCAGTAGCAATCGGACGCAAGAATTGGATGTTCGCCGGTTCTGAGCGCGGTGGCAAAGCCATGGCCATTGCCTTCACCCTGATTGAGACCGCCAAGCTCAACGGCGTTGATCCCCAAGCGTGGCTTACTGATGTTCTCAGCCGTATAGCAGATCACAAGATCACTAAATTGGACGAGTTAATGCCTTGGCGTTACGCTGAACACTCAGCGTAA
- a CDS encoding EAL domain-containing protein: protein MRIPEHPAGHSDLIPLGIPGRPATPISTQFRRQDILKTITNALETTGLESQWLEIKITESLAMQKESVKTLGDLKEMGVRLAIDDFGTGHSSLSRLQTFPIDRLKIDRSFVQSLSNEPTNQSITNAIIELGHIMDLRVIAEGVETIEELDLLKQMGCDEVQGYLFSPAIPAKIFAKLLQIHTPKVDILNIAAGIQSEVA from the coding sequence GTGCGCATTCCGGAGCATCCGGCCGGCCATTCCGATTTGATCCCGCTGGGGATTCCGGGGCGTCCGGCCACCCCCATTTCAACCCAGTTTAGGCGCCAGGACATATTGAAGACTATAACGAATGCCCTAGAAACCACCGGCCTTGAATCTCAATGGCTAGAGATCAAGATTACCGAAAGTTTGGCAATGCAAAAAGAAAGTGTCAAAACTCTGGGTGATCTGAAGGAAATGGGGGTCAGGCTAGCAATCGATGATTTTGGAACCGGCCATTCATCATTAAGCAGATTGCAAACGTTTCCCATTGACCGCTTGAAAATTGATAGGTCCTTTGTCCAGTCTTTATCGAATGAACCGACCAACCAATCAATCACCAATGCAATTATTGAATTGGGACATATCATGGACTTGCGTGTTATCGCCGAAGGTGTCGAGACAATAGAAGAACTCGATCTGCTCAAACAGATGGGATGCGATGAGGTGCAGGGCTATCTGTTTTCACCAGCCATTCCCGCAAAAATATTCGCCAAATTACTCCAAATCCATACGCCTAAAGTTGACATTCTAAATATTGCTGCCGGTATTCAATCTGAAGTTGCATGA